In Stieleria varia, one genomic interval encodes:
- a CDS encoding NUDIX hydrolase, whose amino-acid sequence MNSSKARPTTRRKRGVVGVILRDERMLVIRRSLTVTAPGMLCLPGGTIEEGESECEALVREMQEELLIDVEPIGLCYRSVTAWGTNLAWWQAELSPAQVPKANPDEVAEYFWCTRDELRSASDALPSLPEFVAAWESGMIKIDASWR is encoded by the coding sequence ATGAACTCATCCAAGGCAAGACCGACGACACGACGCAAGCGAGGGGTGGTGGGTGTGATCTTGCGTGACGAGCGAATGCTGGTCATTCGCCGGTCGCTCACGGTGACCGCTCCGGGAATGTTGTGTCTGCCAGGGGGAACCATTGAGGAAGGTGAGTCGGAGTGTGAGGCATTGGTTCGCGAAATGCAAGAAGAACTGCTGATCGATGTCGAGCCGATCGGGCTGTGCTATCGCAGTGTCACCGCGTGGGGGACGAACTTGGCGTGGTGGCAAGCAGAATTGTCACCGGCGCAGGTACCCAAGGCCAATCCGGATGAAGTGGCGGAGTATTTTTGGTGCACCCGCGACGAGCTTCGTTCCGCAAGCGACGCGCTGCCCAGCTTGCCGGAGTTTGTGGCCGCGTGGGAGTCCGGGATGATCAAGATCGACGCATCGTGGCGTTGA